Proteins co-encoded in one alpha proteobacterium HIMB5 genomic window:
- a CDS encoding Tellurite resistance protein TerB (PFAM: Tellurite resistance protein TerB): MFFKKEDKKENIPLSKIGSLLIHTAKIDEHYSNEEEEIIKKTLISLGAKKENIDDLIKTSIKEEENSNQILEFTKEVKNLPEIDKTKIIEALWKIIYSNQNADIYETNLMRRLAGLLYIDSKTMGDIKEKIKKEYSK, encoded by the coding sequence ATGTTTTTTAAAAAAGAAGATAAAAAAGAAAATATTCCTCTAAGTAAAATTGGCTCTTTATTGATACATACGGCTAAAATTGATGAACATTATTCTAATGAAGAGGAAGAAATAATAAAAAAAACACTTATTTCTCTGGGTGCAAAAAAAGAGAATATTGATGATTTAATTAAGACTTCAATTAAAGAAGAAGAAAATTCAAATCAAATACTTGAATTTACAAAAGAAGTAAAAAATTTACCTGAGATAGATAAAACCAAGATTATCGAAGCACTATGGAAAATAATTTATTCAAATCAAAATGCTGATATTTATGAAACAAATTTAATGAGAAGACTTGCTGGTCTTTTATATATTGACAGTAAGACAATGGGGGATATTAAAGAAAAAATTAAAAAGGAATATTCTAAATGA
- a CDS encoding acetyl-CoA acetyltransferase (PFAM: Thiolase, C-terminal domain; Thiolase, N-terminal domain~TIGRFAM: acetyl-CoA acetyltransferases) produces the protein MHEIVIVKALRTPIGTYKGSLKNFSADKLGTEVIKNLINQSNLTFEEIDEVIMGQVLTAGQGQNPARQASVNAGIPISKPAHIINQVCGSGLRAIISGYQSIMLNDSKVVISGGQENMSKAPHSIFYREEKKFNENQLHDTMIKDGLIDAFNNYHMGVTAENVSQKYGISRKEQDEFALNSQNKAKNAINNKLFKNELIKITDEKNKIILEIDEHPRINLSIQDLNKLKTVFKENGTVTPGNSSGINDGAAGVILTTKKIAETKSLEILGKIISWSSVGVEPSLMGLGPIEAIKSAVKKANWDIDEVDLFEINEAFAAQSIAVIKELNLDYEKINVNGGAIALGHPIGASGARIVVTLLHEMKRRKVKKGCAALCIGGGMGIAMCIERI, from the coding sequence ATGCATGAAATTGTAATTGTTAAAGCATTACGTACTCCAATTGGAACGTATAAAGGTTCATTAAAAAATTTTAGTGCAGATAAACTTGGAACAGAAGTGATTAAAAATTTAATTAATCAATCTAACTTAACATTTGAAGAAATTGATGAAGTAATTATGGGGCAAGTTTTAACAGCTGGACAAGGTCAAAACCCTGCAAGACAAGCATCAGTTAATGCAGGTATACCAATTTCAAAACCGGCTCATATCATTAATCAAGTATGTGGTTCTGGATTAAGAGCAATAATATCAGGGTATCAATCAATTATGTTAAACGACTCTAAAGTTGTGATTTCTGGCGGACAAGAAAATATGTCTAAAGCACCTCATTCAATTTTTTATAGAGAAGAAAAAAAATTTAATGAAAATCAATTGCATGACACCATGATAAAAGATGGTTTGATAGACGCATTCAATAATTACCATATGGGTGTTACCGCAGAAAATGTTTCTCAAAAATATGGTATCTCTAGGAAGGAACAAGATGAATTTGCACTAAATTCTCAAAATAAAGCAAAAAATGCGATTAATAATAAATTATTTAAAAATGAATTAATTAAAATTACAGATGAAAAAAATAAGATTATTTTAGAAATAGATGAACACCCTAGGATAAATCTAAGTATTCAAGATCTAAATAAATTAAAAACAGTTTTTAAAGAAAATGGAACTGTTACACCTGGTAACTCATCCGGTATTAATGATGGTGCTGCAGGTGTTATTCTAACAACAAAAAAAATTGCAGAAACAAAAAGTTTAGAAATTTTAGGCAAGATAATTTCATGGAGTTCTGTGGGGGTTGAGCCATCGTTAATGGGTTTAGGACCAATAGAAGCAATTAAATCAGCTGTTAAAAAAGCAAATTGGGATATTGATGAAGTTGATTTGTTTGAAATTAATGAAGCTTTTGCAGCTCAAAGTATTGCAGTTATTAAAGAATTGAATTTAGATTATGAAAAAATAAATGTGAATGGTGGAGCGATTGCTTTAGGACATCCGATTGGCGCTTCAGGTGCTAGAATTGTAGTTACTTTGTTACATGAAATGAAACGAAGAAAGGTAAAAAAAGGCTGTGCCGCTCTTTGTATTGGTGGCGGTATGGGAATCGCAATGTGTATTGAAAGAATATAA
- a CDS encoding helicase family protein (PFAM: Helicase conserved C-terminal domain) — protein MKKNKITAVLGPTNTGKTHLAIETMLSFESGIIGFPLRLLAREVYEKVIKKVSLDKVALITGEEKIIPPNAKYFLCTVESMPIDKLVDFVGVDEIQMCADHERGHIFTDRLLNMRGEKLTMLMGSNTIKNIISNLDDDIEFINRERLSKLTYAGHKKISRINRKTAIIAFSAEEVYAIAELIRRQKGGAAVVMGSLSPKTRNAQVELYQSGDVDFLVATDAIGMGINMDLDYVYFSNLKKFDGKKLRKLSLSEIGQIAGRAGRYLNNGSFGITGECKEISAEEVDLIENHKFEEIRTLFWRNSNLNFNNSFSLLKSLEQKPYQDWLRKIHECEDERALKFFLKDKNLENVNMNKKTLNLLWECCQIPDFVKKTYGNHYEVIGSVFKFLNSEKGKIPDEYMRIQLMKLDKLEGNVDSLSNRIANVRTWSYVSNKNNWIENQDYWIEKTKNLEDKLSDRLHEELTKTFIDKRASVLARGLKQDMEFKTEILQNNDVKIDNHYIGKINGLKLELDLKQGALETDIKSLKKAARQSVTPELEKRIDNIIETKIIELSNDTKIYWNKFPIAKIIPGKDYLSPNLEIIVDEMLEQKQRQKLINFLKKWLSEKINLELKSLIDLRNINQKNSSIKALAYQLYENNGVLKRDQVSDYLKSLGQEERKILREIGVKFGRYHIYLFKLIKPEAVKLRTLLWKNFHQKYFKLNPPTFGLNFIEDKEKQNKNFMLLCGFEKFDYFFVRIDILERLFVQIINTNTEQKKEIKVVPEMLNLLGCNKENFLSLLKKMNYVVTKKDEEFYFKYNPSKNRRSFNKKIISKENPFNILKNLDLNR, from the coding sequence ATGAAAAAAAATAAAATTACTGCAGTTCTTGGTCCTACAAACACAGGTAAAACCCATCTTGCAATCGAAACAATGCTTTCTTTTGAGAGTGGAATAATAGGCTTTCCACTCAGACTTTTAGCAAGAGAAGTTTATGAAAAAGTAATTAAAAAAGTAAGCTTAGATAAAGTCGCTCTAATCACTGGAGAAGAAAAGATAATTCCACCAAATGCAAAATATTTTTTGTGCACGGTAGAATCTATGCCAATAGATAAGTTAGTAGATTTTGTAGGTGTTGACGAAATACAAATGTGTGCGGACCATGAAAGAGGTCATATTTTCACTGATCGTTTACTTAATATGAGAGGCGAAAAGCTAACCATGCTAATGGGATCAAATACAATAAAGAATATCATCTCAAACCTAGATGATGATATTGAATTTATAAATAGAGAAAGGTTGTCAAAATTAACTTACGCAGGTCATAAAAAAATATCTAGAATTAACAGAAAAACAGCAATTATTGCTTTTTCTGCTGAGGAAGTTTACGCAATTGCTGAGCTTATTAGAAGACAAAAGGGAGGTGCAGCTGTTGTAATGGGGTCGTTAAGTCCAAAAACTCGAAATGCTCAAGTAGAACTTTATCAATCTGGTGACGTAGATTTTTTAGTTGCTACAGATGCTATTGGTATGGGTATCAACATGGATCTTGATTACGTTTATTTTTCAAATTTAAAAAAATTTGATGGAAAAAAATTAAGAAAACTAAGTTTATCTGAGATAGGTCAAATTGCTGGTAGAGCAGGTAGATATTTAAACAATGGAAGCTTTGGTATTACGGGTGAGTGTAAAGAAATAAGTGCAGAAGAAGTTGATTTAATTGAAAATCATAAATTTGAAGAAATCAGAACTTTATTTTGGAGAAATTCAAACTTGAATTTTAATAATTCATTTTCTTTACTTAAATCTTTAGAACAAAAACCCTACCAAGATTGGCTAAGAAAAATTCATGAATGTGAAGATGAAAGAGCATTAAAATTTTTTTTAAAGGACAAAAATCTAGAAAATGTAAATATGAATAAAAAAACTCTCAATCTTTTATGGGAGTGTTGCCAAATACCTGATTTTGTAAAAAAAACCTATGGCAATCATTATGAAGTTATTGGAAGTGTATTTAAATTTTTAAATAGTGAAAAAGGAAAAATTCCTGATGAATATATGAGAATTCAGCTCATGAAATTAGATAAATTAGAGGGAAATGTCGATTCTTTATCAAATAGAATTGCAAATGTTCGAACTTGGTCTTATGTTTCGAATAAAAATAATTGGATTGAAAATCAAGATTACTGGATAGAAAAAACAAAAAACTTAGAAGACAAATTATCAGATAGATTACATGAAGAGCTTACAAAGACATTTATTGATAAAAGAGCAAGTGTTCTTGCAAGAGGATTAAAACAGGATATGGAATTTAAAACAGAAATACTTCAAAATAATGATGTAAAAATTGATAATCATTATATTGGTAAGATAAATGGACTTAAACTTGAGTTGGACCTAAAACAAGGAGCTCTTGAGACAGATATAAAATCATTAAAGAAAGCTGCAAGACAGTCTGTTACTCCAGAACTTGAAAAAAGAATAGACAATATAATTGAAACAAAAATCATTGAGCTTTCAAATGATACAAAGATTTATTGGAACAAGTTTCCAATTGCAAAAATAATACCTGGTAAAGATTATCTATCACCAAATTTAGAGATCATTGTTGATGAAATGCTGGAGCAAAAACAAAGGCAAAAGTTAATTAATTTTTTAAAGAAATGGTTAAGCGAAAAAATCAACCTCGAACTAAAAAGTTTAATAGATCTAAGAAATATAAATCAAAAAAACTCTTCAATAAAAGCTTTGGCATATCAATTGTATGAAAATAATGGTGTTCTTAAAAGAGATCAAGTTTCGGATTATTTAAAAAGTTTAGGGCAAGAAGAAAGAAAAATTTTAAGAGAAATTGGAGTAAAATTTGGAAGATATCATATTTATTTATTTAAACTCATTAAGCCAGAAGCTGTAAAGTTAAGAACTTTATTGTGGAAAAATTTTCATCAAAAGTACTTCAAACTAAATCCACCAACATTTGGATTAAATTTTATTGAAGACAAAGAAAAACAAAATAAAAACTTTATGTTGTTGTGCGGTTTTGAAAAATTTGACTACTTTTTTGTGAGAATTGACATTCTTGAAAGATTATTCGTGCAAATAATAAATACAAACACAGAACAAAAAAAGGAAATTAAGGTCGTTCCAGAAATGCTAAATTTGTTGGGATGTAATAAAGAAAACTTTCTAAGTCTTTTAAAAAAAATGAATTATGTTGTTACAAAAAAAGATGAGGAATTTTATTTCAAATATAATCCATCTAAAAATAGAAGGAGCTTTAATAAAAAAATCATCTCAAAAGAAAACCCTTTCAATATTTTAAAAAATCTAGATTTAAACAGATAA
- a CDS encoding thioesterase family protein (PFAM: Thioesterase superfamily~TIGRFAM: uncharacterized domain 1): MSKDFEQISTKPGFMKHNGGLMFRKISENKYEFKSTINENHLNVAGITHGGYLAAIIDAGAGTAAHRVSNNAPCVTISLEIKYIGASRSGDEITGIVNIQKKTNTLVFLNCELKNNDTLIASASGVWKILKIKPSDLGPGG; this comes from the coding sequence ATGTCAAAAGATTTTGAACAAATAAGCACAAAACCTGGATTCATGAAACATAATGGGGGGCTTATGTTTCGAAAAATATCAGAAAATAAATATGAATTTAAATCGACTATAAATGAAAATCATCTAAACGTTGCTGGTATAACTCATGGTGGATATTTAGCTGCAATAATTGATGCTGGAGCTGGCACAGCTGCACATAGAGTTTCAAATAATGCCCCGTGTGTAACTATTTCTTTAGAAATAAAATATATTGGTGCGTCTAGGAGTGGTGATGAAATTACTGGAATTGTAAATATTCAAAAAAAAACAAATACACTTGTTTTTTTAAATTGTGAGTTAAAAAATAATGATACTTTAATTGCATCAGCAAGTGGTGTTTGGAAAATATTAAAAATTAAACCATCTGATTTAGGTCCTGGTGGTTAA
- a CDS encoding TRCF domain protein (PFAM: CarD-like/TRCF domain), translating into MKNILKKILNKKSSKKVVKKTKTKVKAKSKAKKVVAKKIKKIKKISKITPKKTVKKTEEKIENKSSDGLRISKSNEVKPEIKKVKKQETEKREYKVKDYVVYPKHGVGQITEFKKISIGGIDVETYVIKFEKDKANGMVPVNKQSHLRPLATINQVNKCISILKSKPKIKRSMWSRRAQEYEAKISSGKIYELAEVVRDLNKGDDLMVDQSYSERQLFEKAYERMQSEFQIILNLSVEDTQKKLDKALKRNTGVQPKPEATESKSSTVKVPMEEPIGDEEDPIEE; encoded by the coding sequence ATGAAAAATATTTTAAAGAAAATCTTGAATAAAAAGTCATCCAAAAAAGTAGTTAAAAAAACAAAAACAAAAGTTAAGGCTAAATCAAAAGCTAAGAAGGTTGTTGCAAAAAAAATAAAAAAAATAAAAAAAATTTCGAAAATAACTCCTAAAAAAACTGTAAAAAAAACTGAGGAAAAAATAGAGAATAAATCCTCAGATGGATTAAGAATTTCAAAATCTAATGAGGTAAAACCAGAAATAAAAAAAGTTAAAAAGCAAGAAACTGAAAAAAGAGAATATAAAGTTAAAGATTATGTGGTTTATCCAAAACATGGTGTTGGACAAATTACAGAGTTCAAAAAAATCAGCATTGGTGGAATTGATGTTGAAACATATGTAATCAAATTTGAAAAAGATAAGGCAAATGGAATGGTTCCAGTAAACAAACAATCACACTTAAGACCTCTTGCAACAATTAATCAAGTTAATAAATGTATTTCAATTTTAAAAAGTAAGCCAAAAATCAAAAGATCTATGTGGAGTAGAAGAGCACAAGAATATGAGGCAAAAATTTCATCTGGAAAAATATATGAATTGGCTGAAGTGGTAAGAGATCTAAATAAAGGTGACGATCTAATGGTAGATCAATCATACTCTGAAAGACAGTTATTTGAGAAAGCTTATGAAAGAATGCAGTCTGAATTCCAAATCATATTAAATTTATCAGTCGAAGACACTCAAAAAAAACTAGATAAGGCTTTAAAAAGAAACACAGGAGTTCAACCTAAGCCAGAAGCAACTGAAAGTAAAAGCTCTACCGTAAAAGTGCCAATGGAGGAACCCATTGGTGATGAAGAAGATCCTATAGAAGAATAA
- a CDS encoding iron-sulfur protein with 4Fe-4S cluster (PFAM: Domain of unknown function (DUF3470); 4Fe-4S binding domain): MTYIVNDKCIKCKLMDCVEVCPVDCFYEGKNMLVIKPDECIDCGVCEPECPVDAITADTEPGSEKWLNLNKKYSEIWPNINEKKDPPKDHEKFKDVKDKYEKYFKENLE, translated from the coding sequence ATGACTTACATCGTTAATGATAAATGCATCAAATGTAAATTAATGGATTGTGTTGAGGTTTGTCCAGTTGACTGTTTTTATGAGGGGAAAAATATGCTTGTAATTAAACCTGATGAGTGTATAGATTGTGGCGTTTGTGAGCCTGAGTGCCCTGTTGATGCAATTACGGCGGATACAGAACCAGGTAGCGAAAAATGGTTAAATTTAAATAAAAAGTATTCTGAAATTTGGCCTAATATTAATGAAAAAAAAGATCCACCTAAGGATCATGAAAAATTTAAAGATGTAAAAGATAAATATGAAAAATATTTTAAAGAAAATCTTGAATAA
- a CDS encoding AMP-binding enzyme (PFAM: AMP-binding enzyme), translated as MNINRLNNLLELFYTQYQLSNKSEIFLTSLKQKKSFSWEDTFQSIIKLSSKISSIIQQGDRCLLISENRPEWMISDLSIMLSKGITVPSYITYTERDYEYIINDCQPSLILVSNNELFKKIKNLIKNNDFIKKIISFDQIEDKEIKIENINSIFAENNLKDINFLNLDIRRKDTSCIIYTSGTQGDPKGVMLSHGGILNNCEGAYTLLKEFVSFKPHFLTWLPLSHSYEHTVQFVQMAVGAKVFYAESIDKLIKNMGDCNPEIMTAVPRFYQNLYQKINSTFNKAEGFKKKIINTTINLGKKKLERKNLNFVEQIQNFLCEILVRKKIKKQFGGSLKAFISGGGALDKEVGLFLNSIGLPTLQGYGLTETSPVVSCNPIHDIRIETVGPPFPGNDVKIAEDGEILVKGENVIQGYWKKEKETKEILKDGWLYTGDIGVIEDGFLKITDRKKDILITPGGDNISPIKIENDLTKIDFIEQALVYGDGKPYLVALIVLNKEQHNQINNELIQKKIEIVNKNLSKVEMIKKFLVIKDQFTIENEMMTPTLKLKRFKIIKKYKEQLEKLY; from the coding sequence GTGAGATTTTTTTAACATCTCTTAAACAAAAAAAATCTTTCTCATGGGAAGATACATTCCAATCAATAATCAAACTTTCATCCAAAATTTCTTCAATAATACAACAAGGTGACAGATGTCTATTGATTTCTGAAAACAGGCCAGAATGGATGATTTCTGATTTGTCTATAATGTTATCAAAAGGGATTACAGTACCGTCCTATATTACTTACACAGAAAGAGACTATGAATATATAATTAATGATTGCCAACCATCACTAATATTAGTTTCTAATAATGAGTTATTTAAAAAAATAAAAAATCTTATTAAAAATAATGATTTTATTAAAAAAATAATTTCGTTTGATCAAATAGAAGATAAAGAAATTAAAATAGAAAATATTAACTCAATTTTTGCAGAGAATAATTTAAAAGATATTAATTTTTTAAATTTAGATATTAGAAGAAAAGATACTTCATGTATAATCTATACTTCAGGAACGCAAGGTGACCCAAAAGGGGTAATGTTAAGTCACGGAGGAATATTAAATAATTGTGAAGGAGCCTATACTTTACTAAAAGAATTTGTTTCCTTTAAACCACACTTTTTAACTTGGTTACCATTATCACATTCATATGAGCATACAGTTCAATTTGTCCAAATGGCTGTTGGTGCAAAAGTTTTTTACGCAGAAAGTATTGATAAGTTGATAAAAAATATGGGTGACTGTAATCCTGAAATAATGACAGCCGTTCCAAGATTTTATCAAAATTTATATCAAAAAATTAATTCAACTTTTAATAAAGCGGAAGGATTTAAAAAAAAAATAATTAATACAACAATAAATCTAGGCAAGAAAAAATTAGAAAGAAAAAATTTGAATTTTGTAGAGCAAATTCAAAATTTCTTATGCGAAATATTAGTGAGAAAAAAAATAAAGAAACAATTTGGAGGATCGCTCAAAGCATTTATATCTGGAGGGGGAGCTCTAGATAAAGAGGTTGGCTTATTCTTAAATTCAATAGGATTGCCAACTTTACAAGGCTATGGACTCACTGAAACATCACCTGTTGTAAGCTGTAATCCAATTCATGATATAAGAATAGAAACAGTTGGTCCTCCTTTTCCAGGAAATGACGTTAAAATAGCAGAGGATGGTGAAATTCTTGTAAAAGGAGAAAATGTAATACAAGGATATTGGAAGAAAGAAAAAGAAACCAAAGAAATTTTGAAGGATGGCTGGTTATATACTGGAGATATTGGAGTTATAGAAGATGGTTTTTTGAAAATAACTGATAGAAAAAAAGATATTTTAATCACACCAGGAGGTGATAACATTTCTCCTATTAAAATTGAAAACGATTTAACAAAAATTGATTTTATAGAACAAGCTTTAGTGTACGGTGATGGTAAACCATATTTAGTAGCATTAATTGTTTTAAATAAAGAACAACATAACCAAATAAATAATGAATTAATCCAAAAAAAAATTGAAATTGTAAATAAAAATTTATCTAAAGTTGAAATGATAAAAAAATTTTTAGTTATAAAAGATCAATTTACAATTGAAAATGAAATGATGACACCAACATTAAAGTTAAAAAGATTTAAAATAATAAAAAAATACAAAGAACAATTAGAAAAACTTTATTAA
- a CDS encoding pyruvate dehydrogenase E1 component, homodimeric type (PFAM: Transketolase, thiamine diphosphate binding domain; Biotin-requiring enzyme~TIGRFAM: pyruvate dehydrogenase E1 component, homodimeric type), which produces MTEKLIVPDIGDFENVEVIELLVKEGDQINENDPVVTIESDKSSVEIPSTLTGIIEKIEIKVGDKVSKGDILLTVNSQNKNTKKNDIPKNTESLIQEAENAISKEIKVSEKNQNESVDQYNHENKKSEIIQVVNESDNDPLETQDWIESLTAVIQKQGNQRAHYLIKELINKAYMEGANIPYTQNTPYINTIPVSEEKKSNGDQNIERRIRSFIRWNAAAMVVRANKKFPELGGHIGTFASAATLYDVGMNHFWRAKNDKFGGDLVYFQGHSAPGMYARAFLEGRLNEKQLDSFRQEVKPGGLSSYPHPWLMPNFWQFPTVSMGLGPMMAIYQARFMKYLINRGLIKDEGRKVWAFLGDGEMDEPESLGAIGLASRENLDNLIFVVNCNLQRLDGPVRGNGKIIQELEGIFRGAGWNVIKVIWGSYWDQLLANDKSGHLVKVMNETVDGEYQAMKARDGAYVREKFFGKYPETLDLVSSMSDKDIWRLNRGGHDPHKVYAAYDKAMKSNGKPTVIITKTIKGYGMGKTGESVNTTHQTKKLDIDDLMYYRDRFDVPLTDEQVKNIEYYKPKESSPEIKYIKERRKLLGGYIPERTSYAKIIKTPPKNIFDNMKVSTGEKEMSTTMALVRMLTSLLRDKNVAPRLVPIIPDEARTFGMEGFFQKIGIYAHEGQKYEPEDAAQLSSYREDKSGQVLEEGINEAGAMSSWIAAGTSYTNHDIEMIPIYLFYSMFGFQRIGDLAWAGADSQSRGFLIGATAGRTTLAGEGLQHQDGHSHLMASTIPNCISYDPTYHYELAVIFREGLRRMHEKKENIFYYITTMNENYPHPAIPKNKECEEGILKGMYKIKEFNKHKKTKIQFLGSGTILREMIAGAEILQKEYQIDSEIWSVTSFNELRRDGMETERYNLLNPDKNQKISYVEKCLGKTEGPILAASDYMRANSDQIRPYVNKSFYSLGTDGFGRSDTRKNLRNFFEVDKEHIVAYGLSVLSKEQLIASKYAADAIKKYKINPDKKIPTKL; this is translated from the coding sequence ATGACTGAGAAATTAATTGTTCCAGATATAGGTGATTTTGAAAATGTAGAGGTAATTGAATTACTTGTTAAAGAAGGAGACCAAATTAATGAAAATGATCCTGTTGTAACAATTGAAAGTGATAAATCCAGTGTTGAAATACCATCAACATTAACCGGAATAATTGAAAAAATTGAAATTAAAGTTGGCGATAAAGTATCCAAGGGAGATATCTTGTTAACCGTAAATTCTCAAAACAAAAATACTAAAAAAAATGATATACCTAAAAACACAGAAAGTTTGATACAGGAGGCGGAGAATGCAATTTCGAAAGAAATTAAGGTCTCAGAAAAAAATCAAAATGAGAGTGTTGATCAATATAATCATGAAAATAAAAAATCTGAGATTATTCAAGTAGTTAATGAGAGCGATAATGATCCTTTAGAAACACAAGATTGGATAGAATCACTTACTGCTGTGATACAAAAACAGGGCAATCAGAGAGCTCATTATCTTATAAAAGAATTAATCAACAAAGCATATATGGAGGGTGCAAACATTCCATATACGCAAAACACGCCTTATATAAACACTATTCCAGTTAGCGAGGAAAAAAAATCAAACGGAGATCAAAATATTGAAAGAAGAATAAGATCTTTCATAAGATGGAATGCAGCTGCAATGGTTGTTCGTGCTAACAAGAAATTCCCAGAACTTGGTGGCCATATAGGAACTTTTGCATCAGCAGCAACGCTTTACGATGTAGGAATGAATCATTTTTGGAGAGCAAAAAATGATAAATTTGGAGGAGATTTAGTTTACTTTCAAGGTCATAGTGCACCTGGCATGTATGCCAGAGCTTTTCTTGAAGGAAGATTGAATGAAAAACAATTAGACTCCTTTAGACAAGAAGTTAAACCTGGCGGACTATCGTCATATCCACATCCATGGTTAATGCCAAATTTTTGGCAGTTCCCTACTGTATCAATGGGTCTTGGTCCAATGATGGCAATCTACCAAGCAAGATTTATGAAGTATTTGATTAATCGAGGCTTAATCAAAGATGAAGGAAGAAAAGTTTGGGCTTTTTTAGGTGATGGAGAAATGGACGAACCTGAATCACTTGGTGCAATTGGTTTAGCTTCTAGAGAAAATTTAGATAATTTAATTTTTGTAGTAAATTGTAACCTTCAAAGATTAGATGGACCCGTAAGAGGAAATGGAAAAATTATTCAAGAACTTGAAGGTATCTTTAGAGGAGCTGGTTGGAACGTAATTAAAGTTATTTGGGGATCATATTGGGATCAACTATTAGCAAACGATAAATCTGGTCATCTTGTAAAAGTAATGAATGAAACAGTTGATGGTGAATATCAGGCAATGAAAGCAAGAGATGGCGCATATGTGAGAGAAAAATTTTTTGGCAAGTATCCTGAAACATTAGATCTTGTCTCAAGTATGTCAGATAAAGATATTTGGAGATTGAATAGAGGTGGTCACGATCCACACAAAGTTTATGCAGCTTACGATAAAGCGATGAAAAGTAATGGTAAGCCAACAGTTATTATTACAAAAACTATTAAGGGTTATGGAATGGGAAAAACAGGAGAAAGTGTAAATACAACACATCAGACTAAGAAATTAGATATAGATGACTTAATGTATTACAGAGATAGGTTTGATGTTCCTTTGACCGATGAACAAGTAAAAAATATTGAATATTATAAACCTAAAGAAAGTTCACCTGAAATTAAATACATTAAAGAAAGAAGGAAATTATTAGGAGGATATATTCCAGAAAGAACAAGTTATGCAAAAATAATTAAGACACCTCCAAAAAATATTTTTGATAATATGAAAGTATCAACAGGTGAAAAAGAAATGTCTACAACAATGGCCTTGGTTAGAATGTTGACAAGTTTATTGAGAGATAAAAATGTTGCTCCAAGATTAGTTCCAATTATTCCTGATGAGGCAAGAACTTTTGGAATGGAAGGTTTTTTTCAAAAAATTGGAATTTATGCACATGAAGGCCAAAAATATGAACCAGAAGATGCTGCTCAACTAAGTTCTTACAGAGAGGATAAAAGTGGTCAGGTTTTAGAGGAAGGAATTAATGAGGCTGGTGCAATGTCATCTTGGATTGCAGCAGGTACTTCGTACACAAATCATGATATTGAAATGATTCCTATATACCTATTTTATTCAATGTTTGGGTTTCAAAGAATTGGGGATCTAGCTTGGGCTGGCGCTGATAGTCAATCAAGAGGTTTCTTAATTGGCGCTACTGCTGGAAGAACAACACTAGCAGGTGAAGGTTTACAACACCAAGATGGGCACAGCCATTTAATGGCATCAACTATACCAAATTGTATTTCTTATGATCCCACATATCATTATGAGTTAGCTGTAATTTTCCGGGAAGGTTTAAGAAGAATGCATGAAAAAAAAGAAAATATTTTTTATTACATTACTACAATGAATGAAAATTACCCTCATCCAGCTATTCCTAAAAATAAAGAATGTGAGGAGGGAATATTGAAAGGTATGTATAAAATAAAAGAATTTAACAAACATAAGAAAACAAAAATTCAATTTTTAGGTTCAGGAACGATTTTGCGAGAAATGATTGCTGGAGCAGAAATTCTTCAAAAAGAGTATCAAATAGATAGTGAAATTTGGAGCGTTACAAGTTTTAATGAATTGAGAAGAGATGGAATGGAAACCGAAAGATACAATCTGCTTAATCCTGATAAAAATCAAAAGATCTCTTATGTTGAAAAATGTCTTGGAAAGACTGAAGGACCTATTTTGGCAGCATCTGACTATATGAGAGCAAATTCTGATCAAATAAGACCCTATGTAAATAAAAGCTTTTATTCATTAGGAACTGATGGTTTTGGAAGAAGTGATACCAGAAAAAATTTAAGAAACTTTTTTGAGGTAGATAAAGAGCATATAGTTGCATATGGTTTAAGTGTACTTTCTAAAGAGCAACTTATTGCATCTAAATATGCAGCGGATGCGATAAAAAAATATAAAATAAACCCAGACAAAAAAATTCCAACAAAATTATAA